A genomic segment from Leptolyngbya boryana PCC 6306 encodes:
- a CDS encoding sulfiredoxin has product MRIEEIPIHQIRRPLFRQNDQEKVRDLMTSIAEIGLQEPIDVLEVDGQFYGFSGCHRYEACSRLGHETILCRIRRAPRAVLKQHLA; this is encoded by the coding sequence ATGAGAATTGAAGAAATCCCCATCCATCAGATTCGCCGTCCTTTATTTCGACAAAATGACCAAGAGAAAGTCAGAGATCTGATGACCTCGATCGCTGAAATTGGACTTCAAGAACCGATCGATGTTTTAGAAGTAGACGGACAATTTTACGGATTTTCAGGCTGTCATCGCTACGAAGCTTGTAGCCGCCTCGGACATGAAACAATTTTGTGTCGCATCCGACGTGCGCCAAGAGCGGTTCTTAAGCAACATTTAGCCTAG
- a CDS encoding Dps family protein — protein sequence MVSQVSIGIEDTKRQEIAEGLSRLLADTYTLYLKTHNFHWNVTGPMFQTLHLMFETQYTELALAVDLIAERIRALGYPAPGTYSEYAKLSSIAETPGVPKAHDMIKLLVEGQEAVVRTARSLFPLVDEANDEPTADLLTQRMQVHEKTAWMLRSLLEA from the coding sequence ATGGTAAGTCAAGTGTCGATTGGAATTGAAGACACCAAGCGTCAAGAGATTGCAGAAGGTCTATCGCGATTGTTGGCGGATACCTATACGTTGTATTTGAAAACTCATAACTTTCATTGGAACGTCACGGGTCCAATGTTCCAAACCTTGCATTTGATGTTTGAGACGCAATATACCGAACTGGCGTTAGCAGTCGATTTGATTGCTGAGCGAATTCGGGCACTGGGATATCCTGCTCCCGGAACCTACAGCGAATATGCTAAGCTAAGCTCGATCGCTGAAACTCCTGGCGTTCCCAAAGCTCATGACATGATCAAATTGTTGGTCGAAGGTCAAGAAGCCGTCGTGAGAACCGCTCGATCGCTCTTTCCTTTAGTCGATGAAGCGAATGATGAACCGACTGCGGATTTGTTAACACAAAGAATGCAGGTACATGAAAAAACCGCTTGGATGCTGCGGAGTTTGTTAGAAGCTTAA
- a CDS encoding DUF1815 family protein: MFLRLAEQHRQFVKDLVMNLQALATVLENRGYLASCYTCGGQMNSASFMVSLGNNHLIRFLVSDYGITWTEMRDDRELMKLEGAEAISQLQELANLVKYQIKPSEYRPTAAVESVI, from the coding sequence GTGTTCTTAAGACTTGCAGAACAGCACCGTCAATTCGTCAAAGACTTGGTTATGAATCTCCAGGCTTTGGCGACTGTATTGGAGAACCGGGGATATCTGGCATCCTGTTATACCTGTGGCGGTCAAATGAATAGCGCATCGTTTATGGTGAGCCTCGGCAACAACCATCTGATTCGATTTTTGGTGTCCGATTACGGCATTACCTGGACGGAAATGAGAGACGATCGCGAATTGATGAAACTTGAAGGAGCCGAGGCAATCAGCCAGCTTCAAGAATTAGCGAATCTGGTGAAATATCAGATCAAGCCCTCTGAGTATCGTCCTACCGCAGCGGTAGAAAGCGTAATTTAG
- a CDS encoding alpha/beta fold hydrolase gives MVSDSAWQHQFIEANAIRLHYVTQGEGELVLLLHGFPEFWYSWRYQIPALAKHFKVVVPDLRGYNDSEKPKSGYDLDTLSTDVRSLIERLGYSRAHIVGHDWGGAIAWRLAQQFPNFIDRLALLSAPHPQRFAKDLLSNLDQLRRSWYVLAFQVPNLPEWLIQLNLREFVRNMFQEQAVRKGAFTQEQIQQYQAALQKPGALAAAVNSYRQLFLSGNWIDWMRSPDPISVPTLVLWGDEDSILSPKLMDGIEQWISAPFQFKLIPHCGHWIQQEAPQTVNRELLQFLRSPALA, from the coding sequence ATGGTTTCTGATTCAGCTTGGCAGCATCAATTCATTGAAGCGAATGCGATTCGCTTGCACTACGTGACGCAGGGAGAAGGAGAGTTAGTCCTTCTGCTGCATGGATTTCCTGAGTTTTGGTATTCGTGGCGCTACCAAATTCCAGCTTTAGCAAAGCATTTCAAGGTGGTTGTTCCAGATCTTAGAGGCTACAACGATTCAGAAAAGCCAAAGAGTGGATACGATCTTGATACATTGAGTACCGATGTTCGGAGTTTAATTGAGCGATTGGGCTACTCGCGTGCTCACATTGTTGGGCATGATTGGGGTGGCGCGATCGCGTGGCGATTGGCTCAGCAGTTCCCGAATTTTATCGATCGATTGGCATTATTAAGCGCTCCCCATCCGCAGCGATTTGCCAAAGATTTGCTCAGCAATTTGGATCAGTTGCGGCGGAGTTGGTATGTGTTGGCGTTTCAGGTTCCCAATCTGCCGGAATGGCTCATTCAGTTAAATCTGAGAGAATTTGTGCGCAATATGTTCCAGGAGCAAGCGGTGCGGAAAGGCGCGTTTACTCAAGAGCAGATTCAGCAATATCAAGCGGCGTTGCAAAAACCAGGAGCACTGGCGGCGGCTGTGAATTCTTATCGGCAATTATTTTTGTCGGGGAATTGGATCGATTGGATGCGATCGCCGGATCCGATTTCTGTACCGACTCTTGTACTGTGGGGTGACGAGGATTCAATTCTCAGTCCAAAATTGATGGATGGAATTGAGCAGTGGATTTCGGCTCCATTTCAGTTCAAGCTGATTCCACACTGTGGGCACTGGATTCAACAGGAAGCTCCTCAGACTGTGAATCGGGAATTGCTGCAATTTCTACGCAGTCCCGCTTTGGCATAG